The Candidatus Dechloromonas phosphoritropha genome includes a region encoding these proteins:
- a CDS encoding HlyC/CorC family transporter, translating into MFMELPSWLDLELIVRLCVQVLLLTTSAFFSGSETALFSLTSFDLQRLQNSQHPRFRGIQDMLVEPRRLIISLLCGNELVNIASAANMASILLMFFTEDQTTWLNILVMVPMLLLFGEVTPKTIAVTYPMMVATRFSAPLLPRWIAFIAPLRKVVRAIADRITTAIVGEPVKKENILHSDEFRTLVEEGEASGAIVPTERILIDNLLEASEAEVVDIMTPISSMVSLDVDAPLPQLVKAFQAMRHPRVPLFEGNPANVVGFLHSEDIIKLVRSGGDLASLEVRDVMRQPQFVPATKKVDELVEFFQENRTRLALVIGEYGNVLGIISIRDVAAFMLGRLAPPQEEPGIREIEESKIYSIPGEMSLVDFNQLVGASLDDPSMNTVGGLVMRLLNRLPRVGDSVTFEGFIFSVESMLGLRIGGFLVTRLDLGPDPELVDTGCSPPPPVDGRHEDQDPSAGETDAPAEALAEVTSQSVSKIDEAASGQGVAPYANPSAAKGA; encoded by the coding sequence ATGTTTATGGAATTACCGTCCTGGCTCGACCTGGAACTGATCGTCCGGCTCTGCGTCCAGGTGCTCCTGCTGACCACATCGGCGTTCTTTTCGGGATCCGAAACGGCACTCTTTTCATTGACCTCCTTCGATCTGCAGAGGTTGCAGAACAGCCAGCATCCACGTTTCAGGGGTATTCAGGACATGCTGGTAGAGCCGCGGCGCCTGATTATCTCGTTGTTATGTGGCAATGAGTTGGTGAACATAGCCTCGGCGGCCAACATGGCGTCGATCCTCCTGATGTTTTTCACCGAAGACCAGACCACCTGGCTCAACATCTTGGTGATGGTCCCGATGCTTCTGCTTTTCGGCGAGGTGACGCCCAAGACCATTGCTGTCACTTACCCGATGATGGTCGCCACTCGCTTCTCCGCGCCGCTTTTGCCCAGATGGATCGCTTTCATTGCACCGCTGCGAAAGGTGGTGCGTGCCATCGCCGACCGGATTACCACGGCCATCGTCGGCGAACCGGTGAAGAAGGAAAACATTCTCCACTCCGACGAATTTCGAACGCTGGTCGAGGAAGGCGAGGCCAGTGGTGCGATCGTGCCCACCGAGCGGATTCTCATAGACAACTTGCTGGAGGCTTCGGAAGCGGAGGTCGTGGACATCATGACGCCGATTTCGAGCATGGTTTCCCTTGACGTGGACGCTCCGCTGCCGCAACTGGTAAAGGCCTTTCAGGCCATGCGCCATCCCCGCGTGCCGCTCTTCGAGGGTAATCCTGCGAATGTCGTCGGCTTCCTCCATTCGGAAGACATCATCAAACTGGTCCGCAGCGGCGGCGACTTGGCGTCACTCGAGGTGCGGGACGTGATGCGCCAGCCCCAGTTTGTGCCGGCCACCAAGAAAGTAGATGAATTGGTCGAATTCTTCCAGGAGAACCGCACCCGTCTCGCTCTGGTGATTGGTGAATATGGCAATGTTCTTGGCATCATCTCGATCCGCGACGTGGCCGCTTTCATGCTCGGCCGGCTTGCGCCGCCGCAGGAGGAGCCCGGTATCAGGGAGATCGAGGAGAGCAAGATCTATTCGATCCCCGGCGAGATGAGCCTGGTGGATTTCAATCAGTTGGTGGGCGCCAGCCTCGATGACCCGAGCATGAACACCGTCGGTGGCCTGGTCATGCGACTGCTGAATCGCCTGCCGCGGGTCGGTGACTCGGTCACCTTCGAGGGCTTCATTTTTTCCGTCGAGAGCATGCTGGGTTTGCGCATCGGCGGGTTCCTCGTGACCCGCCTGGACTTGGGCCCGGACCCCGAACTGGTGGACACGGGGTGCAGCCCGCCGCCACCAGTTGATGGCCGCCACGAGGACCAAGATCCGTCTGCTGGCGAGACGGACGCGCCTGCGGAGGCGCTTGCGGAGGTTACCTCGCAGTCGGTATCCAAAATCGATGAGGCAGCGTCCGGACAGGGTGTGGCGCCTTACGCTAACCCGTCAGCAGCGAAAGGGGCCTGA
- a CDS encoding HlyC/CorC family transporter, producing MDSLTVWVNLGLIFLFVAGNAFFVGSEIAISSARRSRIKQMADMGNKAAKTVEMLHNEPERFYSVTQVGITLVSLGLGAFGMETISTLTDASFVALFAIFGDSHAIQTAAHTASYAFAFVVISFLHVVAGELAPKVLAFHKAEAIAMAVGWVINLMYIILKPLIFVMKLSSNALLWVFGQRDLAHGAESHFTMSVEEIRMVLSASEKDGVLAPEETQMIRGVFNLDEHNVYEAMVPRTEIVALSKDATLSDALRLFQDMPHARFPVYDQTIDRITGIVSIKELLTVMAEHTCTMLDKVSQQPVGEFAKKPLVVPHTKTLSEMLKAFKKGRQQIAIVIDEYGGTEGLISLEDILEEIVGEYDDEFTQTAGRRVKKLEGSQYEIDASMRVSDLEPIIHYPFPEDADYTTLAGLIYKVLGHVPHVGEAVDIHSARLVVLEMDHHRITKVRFEDIALDDAGQVSLSESQSAADPT from the coding sequence ATGGATTCGTTAACAGTATGGGTCAACCTTGGACTCATCTTTTTGTTCGTCGCGGGAAATGCTTTCTTCGTCGGTTCCGAGATCGCGATTTCCTCGGCGCGGCGGAGCCGGATCAAGCAGATGGCCGACATGGGCAACAAGGCGGCGAAAACCGTCGAGATGCTGCACAACGAACCGGAGCGCTTCTATTCAGTCACCCAGGTCGGCATCACGCTGGTCTCTCTCGGCCTCGGCGCTTTCGGTATGGAAACGATCAGTACTCTTACCGACGCCTCCTTCGTCGCACTCTTCGCAATTTTCGGCGACAGCCATGCGATCCAGACGGCAGCGCATACCGCCTCCTACGCCTTCGCCTTCGTGGTCATCTCGTTCCTGCACGTCGTCGCCGGGGAACTGGCGCCCAAGGTACTCGCCTTCCACAAGGCTGAAGCGATCGCCATGGCCGTAGGTTGGGTGATCAACCTGATGTACATCATCCTCAAGCCCCTGATCTTCGTCATGAAGCTCTCCTCCAACGCCCTGCTCTGGGTATTCGGGCAACGCGATCTGGCACATGGCGCCGAGAGCCACTTCACGATGTCGGTCGAGGAAATCCGGATGGTCCTCTCAGCCAGCGAAAAGGATGGCGTCCTCGCCCCGGAAGAAACACAGATGATTCGCGGTGTCTTCAACCTTGACGAGCACAACGTGTACGAGGCGATGGTGCCGCGCACCGAAATCGTGGCGCTGTCGAAGGATGCAACGCTGTCCGATGCGCTACGCCTGTTCCAGGACATGCCGCACGCCCGTTTCCCGGTTTATGACCAGACGATCGACCGCATCACCGGCATCGTGTCGATCAAGGAACTGCTCACCGTCATGGCTGAACATACCTGCACAATGCTGGACAAAGTCAGCCAGCAACCGGTCGGCGAATTCGCCAAGAAGCCGCTGGTCGTTCCGCACACCAAGACGCTCAGCGAAATGCTGAAAGCCTTCAAAAAGGGACGGCAGCAGATTGCGATTGTCATCGACGAATACGGCGGCACCGAGGGACTGATCTCGCTCGAAGACATCCTTGAGGAAATTGTCGGCGAGTACGACGACGAGTTCACGCAAACGGCGGGACGCCGTGTGAAGAAGCTGGAAGGCAGCCAGTACGAAATCGACGCCTCGATGCGGGTCAGCGACCTGGAGCCGATCATCCATTATCCATTCCCCGAGGACGCCGACTATACGACACTCGCCGGACTGATATACAAGGTGCTCGGGCACGTCCCGCACGTCGGCGAAGCGGTCGACATCCATTCGGCCCGGCTGGTCGTTCTGGAAATGGACCATCACCGCATCACCAAGGTGCGCTTCGAGGATATTGCGCTTGATGACGCGGGCCAGGTAAGTCTGTCGGAATCACAATCGGCGGCCGACCCGACTTGA